A genomic region of Trichothermofontia sichuanensis B231 contains the following coding sequences:
- a CDS encoding superantigen-like protein SSL4, producing MSFSDEDPSQDPLSDSPVTESSSGDCPSPLVGSTSAANRWLIRQLRGTIALLNEMIAALETQSSPRSQVSGWLQAIAIPVQILWRQILLQIRRRLPAGVQQTLSDSVLTGMTLALMVLGVWLVSSVISGKPSVATVPTPLTVAECPPCESPPTTVVVAPPTEPPAIAPAEPQPQPTLSSEPKPVPPPELPPPPPAELTPEQSLIAAIQSDIAEISVQYADGLVQAVQANFPQGRLVVTIGDEWYSLAPNRQEQLGRELLTQARALDFVRLELRDRTGALLARSPVVGDTLVILQSVRPQSLSSTTP from the coding sequence ATGTCGTTTTCTGATGAAGATCCGTCCCAGGACCCACTATCTGACTCCCCTGTGACTGAGTCGTCATCGGGGGACTGCCCAAGCCCCCTAGTGGGTTCCACCTCTGCAGCCAATCGCTGGCTAATCCGCCAGTTACGGGGAACGATCGCGCTTTTGAATGAAATGATTGCGGCGCTGGAAACCCAGTCCTCACCACGATCGCAGGTAAGCGGTTGGCTACAAGCGATCGCGATTCCCGTCCAAATCCTATGGCGACAGATCTTGTTGCAAATCCGGCGGCGCTTACCGGCGGGTGTCCAGCAAACCCTCTCGGACTCTGTCCTTACGGGGATGACGCTGGCATTGATGGTCTTAGGGGTCTGGTTGGTGTCCAGTGTAATTTCCGGTAAGCCCAGCGTGGCGACAGTTCCGACGCCCCTAACTGTCGCCGAATGTCCACCCTGTGAATCACCACCAACGACGGTTGTGGTGGCTCCCCCCACTGAGCCTCCAGCCATCGCACCGGCTGAACCCCAACCCCAACCAACCCTATCTTCTGAACCGAAGCCAGTGCCTCCCCCCGAACTGCCACCTCCACCACCGGCTGAACTCACGCCTGAGCAAAGTTTAATTGCCGCTATCCAAAGTGATATTGCTGAAATTTCGGTTCAGTATGCCGATGGACTCGTCCAAGCCGTACAGGCCAACTTTCCTCAAGGGCGTTTAGTCGTGACGATCGGGGATGAGTGGTACAGTCTGGCCCCCAATCGGCAGGAGCAGTTGGGCCGGGAGTTATTAACCCAGGCCCGTGCCCTCGACTTTGTGCGTTTGGAATTGCGCGATCGCACGGGCGCGTTGCTTGCCCGCAGTCCAGTAGTCGGGGATACACTGGTTATCCTGCAATCCGTTCGCCCGCAATCCCTGTCGTCAACGACTCCTTAA
- a CDS encoding alpha-E domain-containing protein — translation MLSRVADSIYWMNRYVERAENIARFVDVNLHLLLESPTGMAQQWQPLVLTTGDLEFFEEHYGEANADNVIQFLTFDEDYPNSIVSCLRSARENARSVREVISSEMWEQLNQFYLMVREAAPGQPLSALHDFFTEVKLSSHLFAGVMDATLSHNEGWHFGQIGRLLERADKTARILDVKYFILLPSVQDVGTMMDEVQWIALLKSASAFEMYRKRRKHRITPIGVVEFLVLDREFPRAMRFCLLQAERSLHQITGTPAGTWSNPAERALGRLRSELDYITAEEIIQTGLHEFLDSLQLQMNEVGQQIFETFFALT, via the coding sequence ATGCTCAGTCGCGTTGCTGACTCAATTTATTGGATGAATCGCTATGTCGAACGGGCCGAGAATATCGCCCGTTTTGTTGATGTCAATCTGCATCTGCTGCTTGAATCCCCAACCGGGATGGCCCAGCAATGGCAACCTCTGGTCCTGACAACGGGAGATCTGGAGTTCTTTGAGGAGCACTACGGTGAGGCCAATGCCGACAATGTGATCCAATTTCTCACCTTTGATGAGGACTACCCCAACTCGATCGTCTCTTGCCTGCGATCTGCTCGCGAAAATGCACGATCGGTGCGAGAAGTCATTTCTTCAGAAATGTGGGAGCAACTAAACCAGTTTTACCTCATGGTGCGCGAAGCCGCACCTGGACAACCCCTCTCGGCCCTCCATGACTTTTTTACCGAAGTCAAGCTCTCCAGCCATCTGTTCGCTGGGGTGATGGATGCTACCTTAAGTCACAACGAAGGGTGGCACTTTGGGCAGATTGGTCGCTTGCTGGAGCGGGCTGATAAAACCGCCCGGATTTTGGATGTTAAATACTTCATCCTGCTGCCATCTGTGCAGGACGTGGGGACGATGATGGATGAGGTGCAGTGGATTGCCTTGCTAAAGTCGGCCAGTGCGTTTGAAATGTACCGCAAACGACGCAAGCATCGCATCACCCCGATCGGGGTCGTGGAATTTCTCGTTTTAGATCGCGAATTTCCCCGGGCCATGCGCTTCTGCTTACTCCAAGCTGAGCGATCGCTTCACCAAATTACCGGCACTCCTGCTGGCACCTGGAGCAACCCCGCCGAGCGGGCACTGGGACGCCTGCGATCGGAATTAGACTACATCACCGCCGAAGAAATCATCCAAACAGGGCTGCATGAATTCCTGGACAGCCTGCAACTGCAAATGAATGAGGTGGGTCAACAGATTTTTGAAACCTTCTTTGCTCTGACCTAG
- a CDS encoding T3SS (YopN, CesT) and YbjN peptide-binding chaperone 1 has protein sequence MSLIFANHAQEITYHKVADYLRRSTLFKATLQADPDCPQFNLLYGSTMVEVEVLPWEVHPWEERDLAIVRASSCVTIGSSIDCDLMHYLLAENRRMRFGAFHLDEANQVVFAHTVLGGENMDLLELQTCILSVVTIADTYDDLIVEKFGGKRFKESLTTGIAGERIAG, from the coding sequence ATGTCTCTAATCTTTGCCAATCATGCTCAAGAGATTACCTATCACAAGGTTGCTGACTATTTGAGGCGATCGACCCTCTTCAAGGCGACTTTGCAAGCCGATCCTGATTGCCCCCAATTTAACCTGCTGTATGGTTCGACCATGGTTGAGGTCGAAGTCTTACCCTGGGAAGTCCATCCCTGGGAAGAACGGGACTTGGCGATCGTCCGGGCTTCTAGTTGTGTCACGATCGGCAGTAGCATTGACTGTGACCTTATGCACTACCTCCTAGCCGAAAACCGCCGGATGCGTTTTGGAGCCTTCCACCTTGACGAAGCCAACCAGGTCGTTTTTGCCCATACGGTCCTAGGGGGCGAGAACATGGATTTGCTGGAGTTGCAGACTTGTATCCTCTCAGTGGTGACGATCGCCGATACCTACGACGATCTAATTGTCGAAAAATTTGGGGGCAAACGCTTTAAGGAGTCGTTGACGACAGGGATTGCGGGCGAACGGATTGCAGGATAA
- a CDS encoding DUF2079 domain-containing protein produces MQSRSLRTVPSLADLLPFTPDPVVRNLKLRAVPVLSPVGRLALIFLGLALVVSLHRYFSFYTSNDQGIFNQVFWNNLHGHFFQSSLSSQLSTNVIHAGEVPTVYYHRLGQHFTPALLLWLPFYALWPSPALLLTLQVILATLAGLVLYVLARQRLSPQLSGWIVASYYGANAVIGPAVGNFYDACQLLLFVFGLLLGLEKRWDWLFWLGAALTLAVREDAGVVLVGIGAYLVLSKRDPVRGGLLAGLSLGYILVITGVVMPVFSADISRRFMIERFGQYVTTEDASTLAIVAAIARQPWQLLVELVTPVRGTVQYLLGHWLPLAFVPAIAPASWIMTGLPLLQIFLQQGTEALSINVRYATPVIPGLFYGAILWWSQRLARSATIVTPGEIVPTVSLPSRRFRRFWMGCIVLSLLFTLLANPHRSLYFLIPDSMQPWVYVSLPRQWHHVGQIRQVLAQIPPTASVSASRFLVPQLSGRRAVLQLPHLQVRDDHFQVVNVDYAIADFWNLAYQLEFSGARAKLAETLTVFEQAQQQGYALVAYADGVVLLQAGGVADPPAIATWETLRQDLRSRLAAWGKKES; encoded by the coding sequence ATGCAGAGCAGATCGCTCAGGACAGTTCCCAGCCTGGCTGATCTGCTGCCCTTTACCCCTGATCCCGTCGTGCGCAACCTGAAGCTGAGAGCCGTTCCTGTTCTGTCCCCTGTCGGACGACTTGCCTTGATATTCCTGGGATTGGCCCTAGTGGTATCGCTTCATCGCTACTTTAGCTTTTACACCAGTAACGATCAGGGGATTTTCAATCAGGTTTTTTGGAATAATCTCCACGGCCATTTTTTCCAGAGTTCCCTCTCGTCGCAACTGTCTACAAATGTCATCCATGCTGGCGAAGTTCCCACGGTCTATTACCATCGCCTGGGGCAACACTTCACCCCAGCCCTCCTCCTCTGGCTACCCTTCTATGCCCTGTGGCCCTCACCAGCCCTGTTACTGACGCTGCAAGTGATTTTGGCCACCTTAGCTGGATTAGTCTTGTATGTCTTGGCTCGTCAACGCCTATCCCCCCAGCTATCGGGTTGGATAGTGGCGAGTTATTACGGGGCGAATGCGGTGATCGGCCCGGCGGTGGGCAATTTTTATGATGCCTGTCAGTTGCTCCTCTTTGTCTTTGGCTTGTTACTGGGCCTGGAAAAACGCTGGGACTGGTTATTTTGGCTCGGAGCCGCCCTAACGTTAGCAGTGCGGGAGGATGCGGGGGTCGTACTGGTGGGGATTGGGGCCTATCTGGTCCTGAGCAAGCGGGACCCCGTGCGGGGCGGGTTGTTAGCTGGACTGAGTTTAGGGTACATCCTGGTGATCACAGGTGTTGTCATGCCGGTCTTTTCAGCGGATATTTCCCGTCGCTTTATGATTGAGCGGTTTGGCCAATACGTGACGACGGAGGATGCATCAACGCTTGCGATCGTGGCGGCGATCGCGCGGCAACCCTGGCAACTGCTGGTGGAGTTGGTCACGCCTGTAAGGGGGACTGTGCAGTATTTGCTGGGGCATTGGTTACCACTGGCTTTTGTCCCCGCGATCGCGCCAGCCAGTTGGATAATGACGGGTCTCCCATTGCTACAAATCTTTCTGCAACAGGGCACCGAAGCACTTTCAATTAACGTGCGCTATGCCACGCCCGTAATTCCAGGTCTATTTTATGGGGCGATCCTGTGGTGGTCCCAACGGTTAGCACGATCGGCGACAATAGTGACACCAGGAGAAATAGTTCCAACCGTCAGCTTGCCATCCCGTCGTTTTCGTCGCTTTTGGATGGGGTGTATTGTCCTTTCCCTCCTGTTCACCCTCTTGGCGAACCCCCACCGATCGCTATATTTTCTCATCCCAGACTCGATGCAGCCCTGGGTTTATGTGTCCCTGCCTCGGCAATGGCACCATGTGGGTCAAATCCGCCAGGTTTTAGCGCAAATTCCGCCAACTGCCAGTGTGTCGGCTTCCCGGTTTTTAGTACCCCAGTTGTCGGGACGACGGGCTGTCCTCCAGTTACCCCATTTACAGGTGCGCGACGATCACTTTCAGGTGGTCAATGTAGACTACGCGATCGCGGATTTCTGGAACTTAGCCTATCAACTAGAGTTCTCCGGCGCACGGGCCAAATTAGCCGAAACGCTAACGGTGTTTGAGCAGGCCCAGCAACAAGGGTATGCATTGGTAGCCTATGCCGATGGTGTCGTGTTATTGCAAGCCGGTGGGGTCGCTGACCCACCGGCGATCGCCACCTGGGAAACTTTGCGCCAAGATTTGCGATCGCGCTTGGCAGCTTGGGGTAAGAAGGAAAGCTAG
- the gcvPB gene encoding aminomethyl-transferring glycine dehydrogenase subunit GcvPB, with protein sequence MGVPKQANLLIMPEASIYRKSTPDYTAQYFPPADPVLLTDYLPAHLISLEPPALPRVSEREVVKHYTRLSQGNFSIDTNFYPLGSCTMKYNPKVNDWAASLPGFANLHPYQPEATVQGALQLMYDLGVALADITGLAETSLQPAAGAHGELTGILMVRAYHAAQGQAEQRRIVLVPDSAHGTNPATATMAGYQVQEVRSNAQGLVDLEHLAELLNDQVAALMLTNPNTVGLFETNIRAIAQQVHAVGGLLYYDGANLNAIAGLARPGDMGFDVVHLNLHKTFSTPHGGGGPGCGPVVANAKLAPYLPKPRVVKTETGYGLDFEVNESIGRIKGFYGNFGVMVRAYTYIMTLGIDGLRQSSEDAILNANYLRHLIQEHYPPSHGQVPCMHEFVVSAQRQKKAGSSAYGIAKRLLDYGFHSPTVYWPAIVPEALMIEPTETETLETLRQFAQALIQIDHEIQQDPDFVNHAPHNLPVGRVDEAKAARSPQFTWQEEE encoded by the coding sequence TTGGGAGTTCCCAAACAGGCGAATTTACTGATTATGCCGGAAGCCTCGATCTACCGCAAAAGTACCCCCGACTACACTGCCCAGTATTTTCCCCCGGCAGATCCCGTCTTGCTAACTGACTATCTCCCGGCTCATCTGATCAGCCTGGAACCCCCAGCGTTGCCACGGGTGAGCGAACGGGAAGTGGTGAAACATTACACACGCCTTTCCCAAGGGAATTTTTCCATCGACACCAATTTCTATCCCCTGGGGTCTTGCACGATGAAGTATAACCCCAAGGTGAATGATTGGGCGGCCAGTCTCCCTGGGTTTGCCAACCTCCACCCCTACCAGCCGGAAGCGACGGTCCAGGGTGCCCTCCAGTTAATGTATGACTTAGGGGTTGCCCTCGCCGATATTACAGGGCTGGCTGAAACCAGTCTGCAACCAGCAGCCGGTGCCCACGGTGAGCTGACAGGGATTCTGATGGTGCGGGCCTACCATGCTGCTCAGGGCCAAGCGGAGCAACGTCGGATTGTCTTGGTCCCTGATTCGGCCCACGGTACTAACCCGGCTACGGCCACAATGGCTGGGTATCAGGTGCAGGAGGTGCGTTCCAATGCTCAGGGGTTGGTGGATCTGGAACACTTGGCGGAACTGTTGAATGATCAAGTAGCCGCGTTGATGCTGACCAATCCCAATACGGTGGGTTTGTTTGAAACAAATATTCGGGCGATCGCGCAACAAGTTCATGCGGTTGGGGGTCTTTTGTATTATGACGGGGCAAATTTGAATGCGATCGCGGGGCTGGCCCGTCCCGGTGATATGGGGTTTGACGTGGTACATCTTAATCTGCATAAAACCTTCTCAACGCCCCACGGTGGGGGTGGCCCCGGCTGTGGCCCTGTAGTTGCCAACGCCAAACTCGCGCCGTATCTGCCCAAACCGCGGGTGGTTAAGACGGAAACGGGCTATGGGTTGGATTTTGAGGTGAATGAGTCGATTGGTCGGATTAAGGGTTTCTACGGCAACTTTGGCGTGATGGTGCGGGCCTATACGTACATCATGACGTTGGGGATCGATGGCCTGCGGCAATCGAGCGAAGACGCTATCCTTAATGCCAATTACCTGCGCCACTTAATTCAGGAGCATTATCCCCCTTCCCACGGGCAGGTTCCCTGTATGCACGAGTTTGTGGTTTCAGCCCAGCGGCAAAAGAAAGCAGGCAGTTCCGCCTACGGGATTGCTAAGCGTTTACTGGATTATGGTTTCCATTCGCCTACAGTCTACTGGCCGGCGATCGTGCCGGAAGCGCTGATGATTGAACCCACGGAAACCGAAACCCTGGAAACGCTGCGTCAGTTTGCCCAAGCACTGATCCAGATTGATCATGAGATCCAGCAGGACCCGGACTTTGTTAACCATGCCCCCCATAACCTCCCGGTTGGGCGGGTTGATGAAGCCAAGGCTGCGCGATCGCCCCAATTTACTTGGCAAGAGGAGGAATAA
- a CDS encoding DUF6761 family protein, with translation MLQDTQTIRFYQRLSDALVELWQRGYRFDDLRLYIDGYIAALRHSNAIEPYLIHRLEQEISRFLYDPSNFEMTETQTETDFR, from the coding sequence ATGCTACAGGACACCCAAACCATCCGGTTCTACCAACGCCTGAGCGATGCCCTTGTGGAACTGTGGCAACGGGGCTACCGCTTCGATGATTTGCGACTCTACATTGATGGCTATATTGCGGCGTTGCGCCATAGTAATGCGATCGAGCCTTACCTAATCCACCGTCTGGAGCAGGAAATCAGCCGCTTCCTCTATGATCCCTCTAATTTTGAGATGACGGAGACCCAAACCGAGACGGATTTTCGTTAG
- a CDS encoding PCP reductase family protein, which produces MSDAVTWDPEAEARLKEIPFFVRPIARKKLEKFAQEEFGATAVTVAICEQAKQKFGE; this is translated from the coding sequence ATGAGTGATGCAGTGACGTGGGACCCAGAGGCAGAAGCCCGTCTAAAGGAAATTCCGTTTTTTGTGCGTCCAATAGCCCGTAAGAAGCTCGAGAAGTTTGCCCAGGAGGAGTTTGGGGCCACGGCAGTGACGGTGGCGATCTGCGAGCAGGCCAAACAGAAGTTTGGTGAGTAG
- the map gene encoding type I methionyl aminopeptidase, with translation MKNLLSNLLVPPPSPPRLSAQRQRVEIKSAREIEIMRQAGRIAATVLKEIADRVEPGMTTADLDAYAEQRLRELGATPSFKGYHGFPASLCTSINNEVVHGIPSHRKQIRAGDLLKVDTGAYFQGFHGDSCITIAVGTVTPAAAKLMQAAETALYKGIEQVKAGNYLLDIAGAIEDYAKSQGFKVVEDYTGHGVGRNLHEEPAVFNFRTHDLPNVKLRAGMTLAIEPILNAGSKYTRTLADRWTVVTVDRSLSAQFEHTVLVTETGYEILTDRSQV, from the coding sequence ATGAAAAACCTCTTGAGTAACCTGCTGGTTCCGCCTCCGTCGCCCCCTCGGCTTAGCGCTCAACGCCAACGGGTTGAAATTAAATCCGCCCGCGAGATTGAGATTATGCGGCAGGCCGGTCGGATTGCAGCTACGGTACTCAAGGAAATTGCCGATCGCGTCGAACCGGGAATGACGACGGCGGATCTGGATGCCTATGCTGAACAGCGGTTGCGAGAACTCGGCGCAACTCCCAGTTTTAAGGGTTATCACGGCTTTCCGGCCTCCCTCTGTACCTCGATCAATAACGAAGTTGTTCATGGCATCCCCAGCCATCGTAAGCAGATCCGGGCTGGGGATTTACTTAAGGTTGACACGGGAGCCTATTTCCAGGGCTTTCATGGCGACTCCTGCATCACGATCGCGGTTGGTACTGTCACTCCGGCTGCTGCCAAGCTCATGCAGGCCGCCGAAACTGCTCTCTACAAGGGTATCGAACAGGTCAAGGCGGGGAATTACTTGCTTGATATTGCGGGGGCGATCGAAGATTATGCCAAATCCCAAGGCTTTAAAGTGGTCGAAGACTATACGGGGCATGGCGTTGGCCGCAACTTGCACGAAGAACCTGCTGTGTTCAACTTCCGTACCCATGACCTGCCTAATGTCAAACTCCGAGCCGGGATGACCCTGGCGATCGAACCTATCCTCAACGCTGGTTCCAAATACACCCGCACCCTCGCCGATCGCTGGACGGTGGTGACCGTCGATCGCTCTCTGTCGGCGCAATTTGAGCATACGGTCCTAGTCACCGAAACTGGCTATGAAATTTTGACCGATCGCAGTCAGGTGTAG
- a CDS encoding class I SAM-dependent methyltransferase produces the protein MNIEKLFVGNQEKIKALLSAIGFDYRHWDRSVLYTNCFALIRELEPSTLDVLEIAPSQVWQELGFKSYTEVNYPAFDICKDRLDRAFDLIIADQVFEHLLFPYKAAQNVYSMLRPGGHFLIATPFLIGYHPCPYDCTRWTETGIKYFLAESGFPLENIKTGSWGNRACVKAYLNKGIKATRRGYRSIKNDPEFPVSVWALAKK, from the coding sequence ATGAACATAGAGAAACTATTTGTCGGTAATCAGGAGAAGATCAAAGCCCTTTTAAGTGCCATTGGCTTTGATTATCGGCACTGGGACAGATCGGTGCTTTATACGAATTGCTTTGCCTTAATTCGAGAGTTAGAGCCAAGCACACTTGATGTTCTCGAAATTGCTCCTAGTCAAGTTTGGCAAGAGTTAGGATTCAAATCCTATACCGAGGTTAATTATCCAGCCTTTGATATCTGTAAAGATAGATTAGATCGCGCATTTGATCTGATTATTGCCGATCAAGTTTTTGAACATCTACTTTTCCCATATAAAGCTGCTCAGAATGTTTATAGTATGTTGAGGCCAGGCGGACATTTCCTGATCGCTACACCATTTTTAATTGGTTATCATCCCTGTCCTTACGATTGTACACGTTGGACAGAAACGGGCATAAAATACTTCCTAGCTGAGAGTGGCTTCCCTTTGGAAAATATCAAAACGGGATCTTGGGGAAATCGGGCTTGTGTCAAGGCTTATTTGAACAAAGGCATTAAAGCCACTCGTCGAGGTTATCGTTCTATAAAGAATGATCCTGAGTTTCCAGTATCTGTTTGGGCGTTGGCAAAGAAATAA